Below is a window of Mycolicibacterium rhodesiae NBB3 DNA.
CTTGCCGCCGGACTGTCCCTGCAGGTTGGTCGCCGAATAGCCGGGGTGGGCGGCATGCGCCTTCAGACGCGATCCGGCCGCGTCGAGGCGGCGCTGCAATTCCTTGGTGAACAGCAGGTTGGCCAGCTTCGACTGACCGTAGGCCGGCCATGCCAGGTACGGCCGCGCCTTCCAATTCAGATCCTTGAGGTTGATCCATCCGATGAGGTGCATCATCGAGGACACCGTCACCACGCGGTCGGTGATCTTCGGCAGCAGAAGGTTCGTCAAGGCGAAGTGGCCGAGATGATTGGTGCCGATCTGGCTCTCGAAGCCGTCGACGGTCACGGCGTAGGGGACCGCCATGATGCCTGCGTTGTTCACCAGGACGTCGACGTTGTCGACCCCGTCGGCGAATGCGCGCACCGACGAGAGGTCCTGCAGGTCGAGCTTGCGAACCTCGACGTCACCGGTGATGGACGCGGCGGCCTCGTCGCCCTTGGCCGTGTTGCGCACGGCGAGGATCGTCTTGGCGCCGACGCGGGCGAGCTCACGCGCGGTGATCAGCCCCAACCCGCTGTTGGCTCCGGTCACGATGACGGTCCGCCCGGCGAAGGACGGCAGATCGGCGGCGGTCCATTGACTCATGCCGACCACCCTAGCCACGGGTGCTTACCTTGGCGGCGGAGCCTTCGGCACCTCGACGTTGAACCCCCGGATGATCGCCTCCATGTCGGGCGCTTCCTCGGCGGCCTTGTCCGCGTAGCCGGTCACCGTGAACTGAATGAGATATCGCTGGTTGGCCGGGGGTGCGCCGGTCGCGATGACGATGCGGTTATAGCTGTGCATGCGCGACCCGTTGAGGTCGTAGCTGCCCTCGATCATCGACGACGGGAACCCCTTGAAGTTGTCCATCGACGCGTTGAGCCGATTGAAGTTCTCCGACAATTCGGCGTCGTTGTAGCCGTGCTTTATGGCCTCGTTGACGTCGAAGTCGCCGGTGAGCTTGAACACGACGACCATCGCCATCGGATAAGTGGTGCCCTTGGCGATCACCCGCGTGCCCGGCGACAGATTCGAGTTGACGAACGGCTTCCAGCCCGGCGGCGTCGGATAGGTCACCGTCAGATCGGTGAGTTTGTCCGCCGGAATCGGTTCGCCGACGACGCCCTTCCGTTCCAGGTAGGTCGCGATGGGCAGCGCCTCCTCCGAACCCGCCTCGGGCGTGGTCGTGGTCGTCGTCGGCGTCGTCGACAGAATCGACTGGTAGTCGGGCGGCTCCGTCGAACAACCGGATACAGCGAGCACCGCCACCACGGTGGTCGCCGCGCAGTGGCGAACGCTCACAGAATCTCTTGCACCGCGTCGATCGGGCGGGCCAGCCGGGTGCCCTTCGGCGTGACGACGAACGGACGCTCGATCAGAATCGGATGCTCAGCCATCGCATCCAGCAGCTCGTCGTCGCTGGCGTCGGCGAGTTTCAGTTCGCCGTAGAGCGATTCGCGTTTGCGCACCGCAGTGCGCACGTCGATACCCGCATCCTTGATCATCTTCACGATCTCGGCACGCGTCGGAGGCGTCTTCAGGTACTGAACGACCGTCGGCTCGATGCCGTTGTCCCGCAACAACTCCAGGGTCTTACGGGAGGTCGAGCACTTCGGGTTGTGGTAAATCCGCGCGTCCGGCACTACGCGGACCCGTCGAAAAGACTTGTGACAGAACCGTTGTCGAACACCGCGCGAATGGTGTTGGCCAGCAGCGGGGCGATCGAAAGCACGGTCAACTGCGGGAAGCGCTTCTCGTCGTCGATCGGCAGCGTGTTCGTGACGATGACCTCACGTGCGCCGCAGTCCGCGAGCCGCTGCGCGGCAGGGTCGGAAAGCACGCCGTGGGTGGCGGCGATGATGACGTCGCTGGCACCGTCGGCGCGCAGCAGATTGACGGCGCCGGCGATGGTGCCACCGGTGTCGATCATGTCGTCGGTGAGGATGCAGGTCTTGCCCTTCACATCGCCGACGACGCGATTGGACTTCACCTGGTTCGGCACCAGGGGGTCGCGGGTCTTGTGGATGAAGGCCAGCGGGACGCCGCCGAGCGCATCGGCCCATTTCTCAGCGACTCGGACACGACCCGAATCGGGGGAGACGACGACCATGTCGTGGTCGGCATAGTTGTCGGCGATGTAACCGGTGAGCAGTTTCTGCGCCCGCATGTGGTCGACGGGGCCGTCGAAGAAGCCCTGGATCTGATCGGTGTGCAGATCGACCGTGAGGATCCGGTTCGCACCCGCGGTCTTGAGCAGGTCGGCGACCAGCCGCGCGGAGATCGGCTCGCGGCCACGGTGCTTCTTGTCCTGACGCGCATAGGGATAGAACGGCAGAATCGCCGTGATTCGCTTGGCGCTCCCGCGTTTGAGCGCGTCGATCATCAGCAGCTGTTCCATCAGCCACTGGTTCAGCGGCGCGGGGTGGGACTGCAGCACGAACGCGTCGCAGCCACGGACGGACTCGTCGAAACGGACGAAGATCTCGCCGTTGGCGAAGTCCCGGGCCGTTTGCGCTGTCACGTGAACGTCAAGTTCCTTCGCGACCTGCTCAGCGAGTTCGGGGTGCGCTCGACCCGAGAAGAGCATCAAATTTTTGCGGTTATCGGTCCACTCGGTGCCCACAGTGCCCTCACTGCTCGGGGTCGATATCGGCTCAATCGTACGGGTTGCCGGATGGCCAACGCCGGGCAACCGGCTCACGGCTTTTCGGCGTCGTGTTCACCCGATGAACTGGACGACGCTTTGGCCGGGTCCGATGCCGCCGCCGCTGCGGCGGCCGAAGCGGAGCCGGGTCGTTTACGCGCCACCCAACCCTCGACATTTCGCTGCGGACCGGCAGACACAGCCAGCGCTCCCGGCGGCACGTCCTCGCGGACCACGGTGCCGGCGCCGGTGTAGGCGCCGTCGCCGATGGTGACCGGCGCGACGAACATGGTGTCGGATCCGGTGCGCACGTAGGAGCCGATCGTCGTGCGGCTCTTGCTCTCGCCGTCGTAGTTGACGAACACGCTGGACGCGCCGATGTTGCTGTGCTCGCCGATGTCGGCGTCGCCGACGTACGTCAGGTGGGGCACCTTCGTTCCGGCGCCGATCGTCGAGTTCTTGGTCTCGACGAATGCGCCGAGCTTGCCATCGGCGCCCAATGCGGTGCCGGGCCGTAGGTACGCGAACGGGCCGACTGCCGCGCCCCCGCCGATCGTCGACTGGCTGCCATGGGTGCGGACCACCATCGCCTCGTCACCGACCGTGACGTCGGTCAGCGTGGTGTCGGGGCCGATCTGGCATTGCCGGCCGATGCTGGTGGCGCCCAGCAGCTGCGTGCCCGGATACACGACGGTGTCGCGGCCGATGGTCACGTCGACGTCGATCCACGTGGTGGCCGGATCCATGATCGTCACCCCTGCGCGCTGATGTGCGGCGACGATGCGGCGGTTGAGCTCCGCGGCGAGCGCGGCCAGCTGCACGCGGTCGTTGACGCCGGCGACCAGTACGGCGTCGTCGATGTGCTTGGCCTTGACCACGTTGCCGTCGGACCGCACGATCGCGATCACGTCGGTCAGGTACTGCTCGTGCTGTGCGTTGTCCGACTTCAACCGGCTCAGCGCCGACCTCAAGGCGGTGATGTCGAACGCGTAGACGCCGGCGTTGACCTCGCTGATGACCAGCTGCGATGGGCTGGCGTCGGCCTGTTCGACGATGCCTAGAAGATCTCCGCCCTCGCGCGCGCGCAGGATGCGGCCATAGCCGGTCGGATCGGGCAGCGTCGTCGTCAGCACGGTCGCCGACGCCGATGCTCCGGTGTGCGCGGCGATCAGGTCGCCGAGAGTGTGCGCGTCCAGCAGCGGGACGTCGCCGAGGGTGACGACGACGGTGCCGGCGAAATCGGGGGGAAGTGCGGTCAGCCCGCACGCAACCGCATGTCCGGTGCCGAGCTGCTGATCCTGCACGGCGACATCGATCTCGCGGCCCAGCTCACCGGCCAGCTCCTCGACCGCGGGCATGACCTGGTCGCGGTCCTTGCCGACCACCACGACGAGGTGTAGCGGCGCGACCTCGGCGATGGCGTGCAGGGCGTGCGCCAGCATGCTGCGACCGCCGAGCGGATGCAGCATCTTCGGGATGTCGGAGCGCATGCGCGTGCCTGCGCCTGCGGCCAAGACCACGACCGCGTAGTCCGTCGGCCCCTGGGTCATAGGGCTTCCCTTTCCCGCGAACGTGCGTGTCTGTAGGTGACACGCCGTCTCTTATGGCTATTTTGCGCACGCTCGCGACTTGGTATGGGCCTACGGGCGCAAAGTGCTCCGTCGCCAGGACTCGAACCTGAACTATCTGAACCAAAATCAGAGGTGCTGCCGATTACACCACGACGGATCGATCAAGTCGTGATGCTAGTCGACTGAACTAACCTGGTAGCCGTGGCAGCACCCGACAAGGAGGTCCGGGCGCCCCGCGCCAGGATGACCGGTGCGGAGCGGCGGCACCAGCTCATCGACATCGCCCGCTCATTGTTCGCCGAGCGCGGTTATGAGGGCACTTCGATCGAGGAGATCGCCCAGCGGGCGAACGTCTCCAAACCCGTCGTCTACGAGCACTTCGGCGGCAAGGAGGGGCTGTACGCCGTGGTCGTCGACCGCGAGATGTCGGCTCTGCTCGACCGCATCACGTCGTCGCTGACGAAGATGACCAACAACCGGTCCCGGCTGCGCATCGAGCGGGTGGCGCTGGCGTTGTTGACCTACGTCGACGAGCGCACCGACGGCTTCCGCATCCTCATTCGCGACTCCCCGGCATCCATCACGTCGGGCAGCACCTACTCCACACTGCTCAACGAGGCCGTCAACCAGGTGTCCTCCATCCTGGCCGGCGACTTCTCCCGACGCGGGCTGGACGCCGAGATGGCGCCGTTGTACGCACAGGCCTTGGTCGGATCGGTCTCGATGACCGCGCAGTGGTGGCTGGACGTTCGGGAGCCCAAGAAAGAGGTCGTCGCCGCGCATCTGGTGAACCTCTGCTGGAACGGGCTGATGCACCTCGAGAAGGACCCGCCGCTGCTCGACGACTAGTGAATTCGGCGCGCTGGAGCACCGTGAGGGTTGACCAGCGCGCCGAATCCGCATAACCCGCGATCGACTCCCGGCGCACAGCGTCCTGACGGCACCAGCCCAAATTCCGATCGAGCCCGTCGACCTACGATGGACACATCATGACCGCATCGGGGATCAACCATGTCCAGACCCCGATCGCCGGGCTCGTTGACCTGGCGCTGCGCGATCCCTCCCTGCAGGAGCTCGCGCGCCGCGCCGCCGACAAGCCGCGCGATCTCGCCCTCGTCGGACCGGCCCGGGCCCGGGTCTACGTCGCGAGCGCACTCGCCGCAGCGGGCCCGCTGCTCGTCGTCACCGCAACCGGGCGCGAAGCCGATGACCTGACCGCCGAACTGCGGGGTGTGTTCGGTGACGCGGTCGCGCTCTTTCCCTCTTGGGAGACGCTGCCGCACGAGCGGCTGTCGCCGGGTGTCGACACGGTCGGTGCGCGCTTGATGCTGTTGCGCCGCCTCGCGCACCCGGACGACGAGCGGCTCGGTGCGCCGTTGCGCGTCGTCGTGACGACGACCAGGTCCCTTCTGCAACCGATGGCATCCGACCTGGTCGAGATCGAGCCGGTGACGTTGACCGTCGGAGCCGAATCCGATTTCGACCAGGTCATCGAGCGGCTGGTCGAGCTGGCGTACACACGCGTCGACATGGTCGGCAAGCGCGGCGAGTTCGCGGTGCGCGGCGGCATCCTCGACGTCTTTGCACCCACCGCCGAGCATCCGATGCGCATCGAGTTCTGGGGCGACGAGGTGTCGGAGATGCGGATGTTCTCCATCGCCGACCAGCGGTCCATCCCCGAGATCGACGTCGACACGCTGATCGCGGTGCCGTGCCGCGAAGTTCTGCTGAGCGACGACGTCCGCATCCGTGCGGCGAAGCTGGCCGCCGAACACCCGGTGGCCGACAACACCATCTCCGGCAGCGTGCCCGACATGCTCGCCAAGCTGTCCGAGGGCATCCCCGTCGACGGGATGGAGGCGCTGCTGCCGCTGCTGCGTCCCACCCAACTGGCCACCCTGTCCGCGCACCTGCCGTCTGCCACGCCGGTGTTGATCTGCGACCCCGAGAAGGTACGGACCCGCGCGGCCGACCTGATAAAGACCGGCCGCGAGTTTCTGGAGGCCTCCTGGTCGACGGCGGCCGTCGGCGGTGACGCGCCGATCGATCTGGAGGCGATGGGTGCGTCGGGGTTCATCGAGTTGGACGACGCTCGCGCGGCGGCGCGCGACGGCGGTCACCCGTGGTGGACGCTGAGCCAGCTGTCCGACGAGTCCGCGCTCGAGATCGACATCCGTCCGGCGCCGTCGGCGCGAGGCCAGCAAAGCAATGTCACCGAGATCTTCGCGATGCTGCGCGCGCACGTCCTCACCGGTGGGCACGCGGCCGTCGTCGCACCCGGCACCGGCACCGCGCACCGTATCGTCGAACAGTTGCGCGAATCCGACACGGCGGCAGTCTGTTTGGAGCCAGGCGAGGATCTGCGGGACGGGATCGTCAACGTCCTCAAGGGGCCGTTGCACGACGGCGTCGTCATTCCGGGCGCCAACCTGGTGGTGATCACCGAGACCGATCTGACAGGCAACCGGGTCGCGGCCACCGAGGGTAAGCGGCTGGCCGCCAAGCGGCGCAACGTCGTCGATCCGCTGGCGCTCACCGCCGGCGATCTGGTCGTGCACGACCAGCACGGCATCGGCCGGTTCGTCGAGATGACCGAACGCGTTGTGGGCGGCGCCCGCCGCGAGTACCTGGTTCTCGAGTACGCGTCGTCCAAGCGGGGCGGCGGATCAGACCGGCTGTACGTGCCGATGGACTCGCTTGATCAGTTGTCGCGCTACGTCGGCGGTGAATCACCGACCCTGAGCAAGCTCGGCGGCAGCGACTGGACGAATACCAAGACGAAAGCTCGCCGCGCCGTGCGCGAGATCGCGGCCGAGCTGGTCTCGCTGTACGCCAAACGGCAGGCTTCGGCGGGGCACGCGTTCGGCCCCGACACCCCATGGCAGAACGAGATGGAGGACGCGTTCGGGTTCACCGAGACGGTCGACCAGCTCACGGCCATCACGGAGGTCAAGGGCGATATGGAGAAGCCCGTGCCGATGGACCGCGTGATCTGCGGTGACGTCGGCTACGGCAAGACCGAGATCGCGGTGCGGGCGGCCTTCAAGGCGGTGCAGGACGGTAAGCAGGTCGCGGTGCTGGTGCCGACCACGCTGCTGGCCGACCAGCATCTGCAGACCTTCACCCAGCGCATGGCGGGCTTCCCGGTGACCGTGAAGGGCCTGTCCCGATTCACTGATCCCGCGCAGTCGCGCGCGGTGCTCGAAGGCATGAAGGACGGGTCGGTCGACATCGTGATCGGCACCCACCGGCTGCTGCAGACGGGCGTGACATGGAAGGACCTCGGACTGGTCGTGGTCGACGAGGAGCAGCGATTCGGCGTCGAGCACAAGGAGCACATCAAGTCGATGCGCACCCACGTCGACGTGCTCACCATGAGCGCCACCCCGATTCCCCGCACGCTGGAGATGAGCCTTGCGGGCATCCGGGAGATGTCGACGATCCTCACGCCGCCCGAGGAGCGCTACCCGGTGCTGACCTACGTCGGTCCGCACGACGACAAGCAGATCGCGGCTGCGTTGCGACGCGAGATGCTGCGCGACGGGCAGGCGTTCTACATCCACAACCGGGTGCGATCGATCGACCAGGCCGCCGCGAAGGTGAGCGCGCTCGTCCCCGAGGCCCGCGTCGCCGTCGCGCATGGGCAGATGCCCGAGGAGCAGCTGGAGAAGACGGTCGAGGGTTTCTGGAACCGGGACTTCGACATTTTGGTGTGTACGACAATCGTCGAGACGGGCCTGGACATCTCAAACGCCAACACGCTGATCGTCGAACGCGCAGACACGTTCGGGTTGTCGCAGTTGCATCAGCTGCGGGGCCGGGTGGGCCGTAGCCGCGAACGTGGCTATGCGTATTTCCTTTATCCGCCCGAGGTTCCGCTCACCGAGACCGCATACGACCGCTTGGCCACGATCGCGCAGAACAACGAACTCGGCGCCGGTATGGCTGTCGCGCTGAAGGATCTCGAGATCCGCGGTGCCGGAAACGTCTTGGGCGCAGAGCAATCCGGCCACGTCGCCGGCGTTGGCTTCGACCTCTACGTGCGGCTGGTCGGCGAGGCCGTCGAGGCCTACCGCGCCGCAGCCGACGGGAAAACCGTTCTGGCGCCCGAAGAACCGAAGGACGTACGGATCGATTTACCGGTCGACGCGCATCTACCGCCCGACTACATCGGCAGCGATCGGTTGCGACTGGAGGCTTATCGCCGGCTCGCGGCCGCAGCCGACGACGCCGCGGTGAATGCCGTGATCGACGAACTCGTCGACCGGTACGGACCGCTGCCCGAGCCAGCACGACGGCTGGTCGCGGTGGCACGGCTGCGACTGCTGTGCCGGCACTACGGTGTGACTGAGATGAGCACGGTGTCGGAGGCGACGCTTAAGGTGTCGCCATTGCAGTTGGTGGACTCACAGCAGCTGCGCCTGAAGCGGGTGTATCCCAGTGCTAGCTACCGCGCGACCACCTCGACGGTGCAGGTGCCGATTCCGCGGGCCGGTGGCGGGGTCGCCGCGCCGCGGTTGCGTGATCTTGAGCTGGTGCAGATGGTGGCCGACTTACTGCTGGTGCTGGATGGACAGCCGCAGGGCAGTGTCGACATTATTTCTAAATCGGATTCGACCGTCTAAACCCCTGGTAGCCACCGTTACTTAGTCCGCCGCAATGCATTTCGATTGAGCGGCGCTGTTAACGCCTCGACGGCCCGACCCGACATACACAGCGGGGGGTCAAGGTATTGCGTCGTCGTCTAAACCGTGGGCGGCAACCGTCTGTAGGCGGTTGAGCAATTCCGTAAACCGAAACATCGCGCGATAGCGCCGGGCTGTCTGGTGCCTATCGCGATGACGCAAAGGCGAAGGAGTTGAACATGGACATCAAGAAGTTGGCAGTAGCCACGACGATGACCGGTGCACTGGGACTCGGCGCGCTCGGCTTGGGCACAGGCCTCGCGCACGCTGATCCGAAGCTGCCTCCGATTCCCGTCCCCGGCATTCCGCACGTGGATGTCCCGGCCGCTCCGAGTGTGCACGTTCCTGATGTGAACGTGCCGAGTGTGAACGTTCCTGATGTGAACGTGCCGAGTGTGAACGTTCCTGATGTGAACGTGCCGAGTGTGAACGTTCCTGATGTGAACGTGCCGAGTGTGAACGTTCCTGATGTGAACGTGCCCGAGGTGCAGTTCCCGGAGATCGACAACTACTTCCGGCTGCCCAACGGGCACATCCCGCCGGGACAACTGAAGAATGCGGCGTTCATCAACAACGTTAGGAACCCGTTCTTCAACATCCCTCCGGGCCAGCTCAAGAAGCTGCCCACGGTCGAAGGGATCATCAACCCGTTCTTCGAGGAGGTGCCGGGCCACTGGACGATTGAGGCCGACGCCGAGGCCGAGGTCGGCTCCTAGGCCAGCCGGAGTACTAGTCACAAAGGCGTGACGCGATGGCCGCTCTGTCTTCGGGCAGGGCGGCCATCCCCGCGTCGATGCAAGGGGCAGCAGGCGGTGCTCACCGGCCGCGTCGGGTCTGACTATGTTGATATAACCGAGATCGGCGATCTCCATCAGAGCGTGTTAGGGGTGTGGCCAGATGACCGTTGTCTTGGTCGACCCGCGCCGCCCCTCGCTGGTGCCCGTCGAGGCGATCAATTTGCTTGCCGGCGATGTCCAGTACACCGAGGAGATGCCGGTCAGGGTGCCCTGGTCGCTGCCGGCAGCCAGGCCGTGCTCCTATGACGCGTCAGACGACGAAGCCGCACCCGTGCTGCTGTCGTCAGATCCCGATCATCCCGCGGTGCGGGCGCGGCTGGCGGCCGGTGACAAGCTCATCGAAGCGCAGGGAGCAGCGGCGGGTGAACGCCTCGTCGACGCAGTGGCGATGATGGACAAGTTGCGGACGTCGGGGCCGTGGGAGAGCCAGCAGACGCACGATTCGCTGCGCCGCTACCTGCTGGAGGAGACCTACGAGGTCTTCGACGCGGTGCGCAACGGCAACGCCGACGAGTTGCGCGACGAACTCGGAGATGTGTTGCTGCAAGTGCTCTTTCACGCGCGCATCGCCGAGGACGCTCCCGAGCATCCGTTCTCGATTGACGACGTCGCGGATTCGCTCATCCGCAAGCTCGTCAATCGGGTGCCCGCTGTGCTTGCCGGAGAAGAGATTTCGCTCGAGGACCAGCTCGCCCAATGGGAGGAGCGCAAGGCCATCGAAAGGTCGCTCAAGGGTGTCCGATCGGCGATGGACGATGTGCCCACGGGCCAACCCGCATTGGCCCTGGCGCAGAAGGTGATTGAGCGGGCGACGGCGGCAGGCTTGCCCGTCGACCTGGTGCCGGAGTCGATCACCTCGGTGACCGTCGCGGCCCACGTCGACTCGGAGAACACGTTGCGTTCGTCGGCGCTGGAGTTCATGGACACCGTGCGCGCCGCCGAGCTCGCAATCGCGGCGGCGCGGCGCGGGGCAGACATGCCCGAAGCGCTCGACGTGTCAGCGCCGGGGGACATCACCGAGGAGGAATGGCGGACGCACTGGCCCATCCGGGCGGACGCCGAACCTGCGCCGACCGAGGAGGACGTGCCTGCCGAGGCGGCCGATGACGAGAATGGCGAGGAATCGCAGGATGAAGAGGTAGTCGTCGAATCGCGATGATCCCGGTTAACTGGGAATCGACGTAGGAGGCGTCGGCCACGCCTGCCCACCGTGTCCGAAACGCGTGGGACGATGGCAGTGACCGAGGTTGTTTCGAGGGAGTTTGGTGTCGCGCGTGCGTTGGGGGCGGGCGGTCGCAGTAGTGGGAGCGACGGCGCTGCTCATGGCTTCTAGCTGCTCATGGCAGGTGGGAACCCCGATTCCGGAGGGGGTGCCGCCTCCTGCCGGCGACCCCGTGCCCAAAATCGACACCCATGCCGGCGGCCGTCCCGCCGACCAGCTGCGCGAATGGGCCGCCGAACGGGCCCCTCATCTGGGCATCCCGATCAACGCACTGGAGGCCTACGCCTACGCGGCGCGGGTAGCCGAGGTCGAGAATCCCGACTGCCACTTGGAGTGGACCACGCTCGCGGGGATCGGTGAGGTCGAGAGCCATCACGGCACATTCCGCGGCGCGCAGATCGCCGAGAACGGCGACGTCACTCCGCCGATCCGCGGGGTTCGACTGGACGGCACCAACGGAAACCTCGAGATCATCGACAACGACGGCGGCGAGATGGACGGCGATCCGACGCACGCCAGGGCGATGGGCCCGATGCAGTTCATCCCGGAGACCTGGCGGCTGTACGGCGTCGACGCCAACAACGACGGCGTCATCAGCCCCGACAACTTCGACGATGCGGCCCTGTCGGCGGCCGGTTATCTGTGCTGGCGGGGCAAGGACCTGTCCACGCCCAAGGGCTGGATGGAGGCCCTGCGGGCGTACAACCTCTCCGACCAGTACGCACGCACCGTGCGGGACTGGGCGACGGCCTACGCCGACGGACACCCCCTCTGAGCACGCCCCACGCCGGTCGAACCTCTAGGCTCAACGTCGTCAACACACGACCAAGGAGAAGCCAGTGCCCATCATCGAGCAGGTCGGAGCCCGCGAGATTCTCGATTCCCGTGGCAACCCGACGGTCGAGGTCGAGGTGGCCCTGCTGGACGGCACCTTCGCCAGGGCCGCGGTGCCGTCAGGTGCGTCCACCGGCGAACATGAGGCGGTCGAGCTTCGCGACGGCGGCTCGCGGTACGGCGGCAAGGGGGTCGGAAAGGCCGTCGAGGCGGTGCTCGACGAGATCGCGCCTGCCGTCATCGGGCTGAGCGCC
It encodes the following:
- a CDS encoding lytic transglycosylase domain-containing protein, which codes for MSRVRWGRAVAVVGATALLMASSCSWQVGTPIPEGVPPPAGDPVPKIDTHAGGRPADQLREWAAERAPHLGIPINALEAYAYAARVAEVENPDCHLEWTTLAGIGEVESHHGTFRGAQIAENGDVTPPIRGVRLDGTNGNLEIIDNDGGEMDGDPTHARAMGPMQFIPETWRLYGVDANNDGVISPDNFDDAALSAAGYLCWRGKDLSTPKGWMEALRAYNLSDQYARTVRDWATAYADGHPL